A region from the Bactrocera dorsalis isolate Fly_Bdor chromosome 1, ASM2337382v1, whole genome shotgun sequence genome encodes:
- the LOC105224387 gene encoding polypeptide N-acetylgalactosaminyltransferase 5 isoform X1 — MSAMNFTRKLRGRMRSNTCRIVLLTSLVWVIVDFVLIARYSDCIGRDGWRCKRPGEYDVEVPDAQKLVDEQNMVDDNEINTEKSLDGGDAGGVGKGPGGFAGGGISMTYRSTLLKKWRSAPTVKEEKGKQGELGKPVKIPPEMKDLMKEKFKENQFNLLASDMISLNRSLTDVRHENCKKKLYPSKLPTTSIVIVFHNEAWSTLLRTVWSVINRSPRTLLKEIILVDDASERDYLGKKLEDYVAKLPVHTFVLRTEKRSGLIRARLLGAEHVTGEVITFLDAHCECTEGWLEPLLARIVQNRRTVVCPIIDVISDESFEYITASDSTWGGFNWKLNFRWYRVPQREMERRNNDRTAPLRTPTMAGGLFSIDKDYFYEIGSYDEGMDIWGGENLEMSFRIWQCGGILEIIPCSHVGHVFRDKSPYTFPGGVAKIVLHNAARVAEVWLDEWRDFYYAMSSGARKAVAGDVSDRRALRERLQCKSFRWYLENIYPESLMPLDYYYLGEIRNAETETCLDTMGRKYGEKIGVSYCHGLGGNQVFAYTKRQQIMSDDLCLDASNAMGPVNMVRCHNMGGNQEWVYDAEDKTIRHTNTGNCLQRPSRSDPVTPLLRPCDYSKGQQWLMESKFKWQAH, encoded by the exons ATGTCCGCCATGAATTTTACACGTAAACTGCGCGGTCGCATGCGCTCCAATACCTGCCGCATCGTTTTGCTCACCTCCTTGGTGTGGGTGATTGTGGATTTTGTGCTAATCGCCCGCTATTCGGATTGCATTGGACGCGACGGTTGGCGGTGTAAGCGACCCGGGGAGTATGATGTGGAG GTGCCAGATGCACAAAAGCTTGTCGACGAACAAAATATGGTTGATGACAATGAAATTAACACAGAAAAGAGTTTGGACGGCGGAGATGCTGGCGGTGTGGGTAAGGGTCCCGGTGGCTTTGCGGGCGGCGGTATTTCGATGACATATCGCAGTACGTTATTGAAGAAATGGCGTTCGGCGCCAACGGTTAAGGAGGAGAAGGGCAAACAAGGCGAATTGGGTAAACCAGTTAAAATACCACCAGAAATGAAGGATCTGATGAAGGAGAAATTCAAAGAGAATCAATTCAATCTACTAGCCAGCGATATGATCTCATTGAATCGTTCGCTGACCGATGTGCGGCATGAAAA TTGCAAGAAGAAGCTTTATCCATCGAAACTGCCAACAACCTCAATTGTGATAGTTTTCCACAATGAAGCGTGGTCAACGCTGCTCCGCACCGTTTGGAGTGTCATCAATCGGTCGCCGCGCACCCTACTCAAGGAGATTATACTTGTGGATGACGCCAGCGAGCGTG ATTATTTGGGCAAAAAGCTGGAGGACTATGTGGCGAAATTACCGGTGCATACATTTGTGCTGCGCACGGAGAAACGCTCTGGCTTAATACGCGCCCGTCTGCTAGGCGCCGAGCACGTGACG GGTGAAGTCATCACATTCCTGGATGCGCATTGCGAGTGCACAGAGGGTTGGCTGGAACCGCTGTTAGCACGTATTGTGCAAAATCGTCGCACCGTGGTGTGCCCCATAATTGATGTGATCTCCGATGAGTCTTTCGAATATATAACTGCTTCGGACTCAACGTGGGGTGGTTTCAATTGGAAATTGAATTTCAGATG gtATCGTGTTCCTCAACGTGAAATGGAGCGTCGCAATAACGATCGTACAGCCCCATTGCGCACGCCCACCATGGCCGGTGGCCTGTTCTCGATTGACAAAgattatttctatgaaattgGTTCATATGATGAAGGCATGGATATATGGGGTGGtgaaaatttagaaatgtccTTCCGG ATATGGCAATGTGGCGGCATTTTAGAAATTATACCCTGCTCACATGTGGGTCATGTCTTCCGTGATAAGTCGCCTTATACATTCCCTGGCGGTGTGGCCAAAATTGTGCTGCACAATGCGGCGCGTGTGGCCGAAGTGTGGTTGGATGAGTGGCGTGATTTTTATTATGCAATGAGCTCAG GTGCACGCAAAGCTGTGGCCGGCGATGTGAGCGATCGACGAGCGCTGCGCGAACGTTTACAATGTAAGAGCTTCCGCTGGTATTTGGAGAATATTTATCCGGAAAGTTTAATGCCACTAGACTATTACTATTTGGGCGAG ATTCGCAACGCCGAAACGGAGACCTGCCTCGACACTATGGGTCGCAAATATGGCGAAAAGATTGGCGTCAGCTATTGCCACGGCTTGGGTGGCAATCAAGTGTTCGCCTACACGAAACGACAGCAGATCATGTCGGATGATCTCTGCTTGGACGCATCGAATGCGATGGGTCCGGTAAATATGGTGCGTTGCCATAATATGGGTGGCAATCAAGAGTGGGTTTATGATGCAGAG GATAAAACGATACGACACACCAATACTGGCAATTGTTTGCAACGTCCGTCACGTAGTGACCCGGTGACGCCGCTGTTACGGCCATGTGATTACTCAAAGGGTCAACAGTGGCTGATGGAATCTAAATTTAAGTGGCAAGCacattag
- the LOC105224387 gene encoding polypeptide N-acetylgalactosaminyltransferase 5 isoform X2 codes for MSAMNFTRKLRGRMRSNTCRIVLLTSLVWVIVDFVLIARYSDCIGRDGWRCKRPGEYDVEVPDAQKLVDEQNMVDDNEINTEKSLDGGDAGGVGKGPGGFAGGGISMTYRSTLLKKWRSAPTVKEEKGKQGELGKPVKIPPEMKDLMKEKFKENQFNLLASDMISLNRSLTDVRHENCKKKLYPSKLPTTSIVIVFHNEAWSTLLRTVWSVINRSPRTLLKEIILVDDASERDYLGKKLEDYVAKLPVHTFVLRTEKRSGLIRARLLGAEHVTGEVITFLDAHCECTEGWLEPLLARIVQNRRTVVCPIIDVISDESFEYITASDSTWGGFNWKLNFRWYRVPQREMERRNNDRTAPLRTPTMAGGLFSIDKDYFYEIGSYDEGMDIWGGENLEMSFRVWMCGGVLEIAPCSRVGHVFRKSTPYTFPGGTTEIVNHNNARLVEVWLDDWKEFYYSFYPGARKAVAGDVSDRRALRERLQCKSFRWYLENIYPESLMPLDYYYLGEIRNAETETCLDTMGRKYGEKIGVSYCHGLGGNQVFAYTKRQQIMSDDLCLDASNAMGPVNMVRCHNMGGNQEWVYDAEDKTIRHTNTGNCLQRPSRSDPVTPLLRPCDYSKGQQWLMESKFKWQAH; via the exons ATGTCCGCCATGAATTTTACACGTAAACTGCGCGGTCGCATGCGCTCCAATACCTGCCGCATCGTTTTGCTCACCTCCTTGGTGTGGGTGATTGTGGATTTTGTGCTAATCGCCCGCTATTCGGATTGCATTGGACGCGACGGTTGGCGGTGTAAGCGACCCGGGGAGTATGATGTGGAG GTGCCAGATGCACAAAAGCTTGTCGACGAACAAAATATGGTTGATGACAATGAAATTAACACAGAAAAGAGTTTGGACGGCGGAGATGCTGGCGGTGTGGGTAAGGGTCCCGGTGGCTTTGCGGGCGGCGGTATTTCGATGACATATCGCAGTACGTTATTGAAGAAATGGCGTTCGGCGCCAACGGTTAAGGAGGAGAAGGGCAAACAAGGCGAATTGGGTAAACCAGTTAAAATACCACCAGAAATGAAGGATCTGATGAAGGAGAAATTCAAAGAGAATCAATTCAATCTACTAGCCAGCGATATGATCTCATTGAATCGTTCGCTGACCGATGTGCGGCATGAAAA TTGCAAGAAGAAGCTTTATCCATCGAAACTGCCAACAACCTCAATTGTGATAGTTTTCCACAATGAAGCGTGGTCAACGCTGCTCCGCACCGTTTGGAGTGTCATCAATCGGTCGCCGCGCACCCTACTCAAGGAGATTATACTTGTGGATGACGCCAGCGAGCGTG ATTATTTGGGCAAAAAGCTGGAGGACTATGTGGCGAAATTACCGGTGCATACATTTGTGCTGCGCACGGAGAAACGCTCTGGCTTAATACGCGCCCGTCTGCTAGGCGCCGAGCACGTGACG GGTGAAGTCATCACATTCCTGGATGCGCATTGCGAGTGCACAGAGGGTTGGCTGGAACCGCTGTTAGCACGTATTGTGCAAAATCGTCGCACCGTGGTGTGCCCCATAATTGATGTGATCTCCGATGAGTCTTTCGAATATATAACTGCTTCGGACTCAACGTGGGGTGGTTTCAATTGGAAATTGAATTTCAGATG gtATCGTGTTCCTCAACGTGAAATGGAGCGTCGCAATAACGATCGTACAGCCCCATTGCGCACGCCCACCATGGCCGGTGGCCTGTTCTCGATTGACAAAgattatttctatgaaattgGTTCATATGATGAAGGCATGGATATATGGGGTGGtgaaaatttagaaatgtccTTCCGG GTCTGGATGTGTGGCGGTGTGCTCGAGATTGCGCCCTGTTCGCGTGTGGGTCACGTGTTTCGTAAATCGACGCCGTACACCTTCCCCGGTGGCACAACGGAAATTGTCAATCATAATAATGCGCGTTTGGTTGAAGTGTGGCTGGACGATTGGAAAGAGTTTTACTACAGTTTTTATCcag GTGCACGCAAAGCTGTGGCCGGCGATGTGAGCGATCGACGAGCGCTGCGCGAACGTTTACAATGTAAGAGCTTCCGCTGGTATTTGGAGAATATTTATCCGGAAAGTTTAATGCCACTAGACTATTACTATTTGGGCGAG ATTCGCAACGCCGAAACGGAGACCTGCCTCGACACTATGGGTCGCAAATATGGCGAAAAGATTGGCGTCAGCTATTGCCACGGCTTGGGTGGCAATCAAGTGTTCGCCTACACGAAACGACAGCAGATCATGTCGGATGATCTCTGCTTGGACGCATCGAATGCGATGGGTCCGGTAAATATGGTGCGTTGCCATAATATGGGTGGCAATCAAGAGTGGGTTTATGATGCAGAG GATAAAACGATACGACACACCAATACTGGCAATTGTTTGCAACGTCCGTCACGTAGTGACCCGGTGACGCCGCTGTTACGGCCATGTGATTACTCAAAGGGTCAACAGTGGCTGATGGAATCTAAATTTAAGTGGCAAGCacattag
- the LOC105224386 gene encoding 60S ribosomal protein L37a produces MAKRTKKVGIVGKYGTRYGASLRKMVKKMEVTQHSKYTCTFCGKDSMKRACVGIWSCKRCKRVVAGGAWVYSTTAAASVRSAVRRLRETKEQ; encoded by the exons ATG GCCAAACGCACCAAGAAGGTTGGAATCGTAGGTAAATATGGTACCCGTTATGGTGCCTCCCTACGTAAGATGGTCAAGAAGATGGAGGTGACCCAGCattcaaaatacacctgcaccTTCTGCGGCAAG GACTCGATGAAACGTGCTTGCGTTGGTATCTGGTCCTGCAAACGCTGCAAGCGTGTTGTTGCCGGTGGCGCTTGGGTGTACTCCACCACCGCCGCAGCTTCCGTACGCTCGGCTGTGCGTCGTCTGCGTGAAACCAAGGAACAGTAA
- the LOC105224385 gene encoding 4'-phosphopantetheine phosphatase: MGESKCYTLLRDPSTYTPDTIDLNKDTKAAAYWFPCFRDLVAKFATQAAESQCQIDDTATERAENFRKAYLAKLDEYQRNTEINAANNVVLGIRELLELNETQLRLFGFDDPWKQQKLLENTAAVANLKKRLEELDAIDDNAARWTELVRGVLAGNMFDWGAQAVASILNEDTNFGLHAALERIQKRPWLIDNLDAWLHRLRGNAHKCALIFVDNSGVDVVLGMLPFVRALLQRGTKVLLCANTEPSLNDVTSGELSELLDKCCIHCSVLAKAKQEQNLLVYANGQSGPCLDMRTLPSELCDAIQKHETDLLVIEGMGRTLHTNLYAKFKCETLKLAVIKNKWLAEHLGGDTFAVICKYEDAS, from the coding sequence ATGGGCGAATCGAAGTGTTACACACTGCTAAGAGATCCTAGTACATATACACCAGACACAATCGACTTGAACAAAGATACAAAAGCGGCTGCATATTGGTTCCCTTGCTTTCGTGACTTGGTTGCAAAATTTGCCACACAGGCAGCCGAAAGTCAATGTCAAATTGACGACACAGCTACAGAACGAGCGGAAAACTTCCGTAAAGCCTATTTGGCAAAACTGGACGAATACCAAAGAAATACAGAAATAAATGCGGCCAACAATGTTGTGCTAGGTATACGTGAATTGCTGGAATTGAATGAGACGCAATTGCGTTTATTTGGTTTTGATGATCCAtggaaacaacaaaaactcttaGAAAACACTGCTGCCGTTGCCAACTTAAAGAAACGGCTGGAAGAGTTAGATGCCATCGATGACAATGCAGCACGTTGGACAGAGCTGGTACGCGGTGTGCTTGCTGGTAACATGTTCGATTGGGGTGCACAAGCTGTGGCGAGTATTTTGAATGAGGATACAAATTTCGGTTTGCATGCAGCGCTGGAGCGTATACAAAAGCGTCCTTGGCTTATAGACAATCTGGACGCTTGGCTGCACCGGCTGCGTGGCAATGCGCATAAATGTGCGCTTATTTTCGTCGATAATAGTGGCGTAGATGTTGTGTTAGGCATGCTGCCATTCGTGCGTGCACTGCTGCAACGTGGCACTAAAGTGCTACTATGTGCAAATACCGAACCTTCGTTGAATGATGTGACAAGCGGAGAGTTGTCCGAACTGTTGGATAAATGCTGTATACATTGCAGCGTACTCGCAAAAGCAAAGCAAGAGCAAAACTTACTAGTGTATGCGAATGGTCAGAGTGGTCCCTGCTTGGATATGCGTACATTGCCGAGTGAATTATGCGATGCTATACAAAAACATGAGACTGACTTGCTAGTAATTGAAGGTATGGGGCGTACGCTGCATACAAATCTCTATGCGAAATTCAAATGTGAGACACTTAAACTGGCTGTCATAAAGAATAAGTGGCTGGCAGAGCACTTGGGCGGTGATACCTTTGCAGTTATATGCAAATACGAAGATGCAAGCTAG